The Gloeocapsa sp. PCC 73106 genomic sequence CCTGAGCTTCCAACAGAAGAAACGTCAATATTACCAATTGGAGAGAAAGAATTAATCTGGAATTTGTACAGAGCTACAGATTTAACTCTAGGAGCAAGTAAAGAAGAGCAGGCTGAAAATATCTACGGTGTTGGTTACGCTGAGTTACCAGAAAATTGGAATCAACAAGAAAGAGACAATTTACTAAACAGGGTAGGAATATCTCTACTAGAAAGATTTAATTTACAGTTATTAGGCAATAGTGGTAGAGAAATTACTCACGCTGAGCATTCTGGCGTAGAATTTATGGGTATTAAAAATGGTAAAATTTTTGCATTGAGAGTTTACGAGGTTAACAATCGCTTGTATACTTTATTCACCGCTTCTAATGAGTTAATCAAGGTTGAAAAATTCTTTCAATCTTTTCAGTTATTATAAAAAACCTATCTAAACAGTAATTTGGCGATGGTAAACGATCCCCGCGATCGCAGCGAGGAGTATCCAGGTAATGGTATTAACGCGCAGATCGAATAAACTAACATCTAGAGAGTTAAACAGGATACAAGCTGTAAAAGCCATTAAATAGCTCAAGAAAATTATTTTCCCCTCACTTAAATAAGGTAAAACTAAAATAGATTGAACCAAAACCCAAGCTACTAAAGCAGCTAAAGCCAGAGTTATCGGTATACCAGTTTCCGCCATTAACATGAGATATAAGTTGTGGGGATGTCCTAACCAAACCCCCATTTGTTCTTTATAGAGGATCGTGAAGTTTCTCAAACCCCAACCTAACCAGGGTCGTTCTAAAACTAAATCCCAGCTAAATTGCCACTGAGTTTGGCGTAGAGTCTCCACAGGGCGATCGCTATACATTTCATCGGAAAGACGCGCCCAGATATAACTCGGAACGTAGCGCCGCCAAAATTGACGTCCTGGAGCGGGTCCAAAACTCGCCCACAACACGATCCCCACTAAACCCATGGCTAACCATACCAGCCAACGCCAGCCTAAATAAAAAGCGACGATTAAAGCGATGAGGCAAGCAATCGCCCAAGCGTTGCGAGAGCTAGTGAGGATCAACCCCGATAAAACCAGAATTAAATTAAAACTCAACCAGATTAATTCTTTGCTTTTGCTGCGATAGCTTTCTAGCCATAAACCCAAATTGAGACAAAACACTATCAGTAGGTAAATCGCCAAAATATTAGCGTAGATAAATACCGAAGCCATTCTTCCTGTAGGATTTCCCTCGGGGATCAATTCCCAGCCCAGTAAATAAGGTATACTTAACTTCAAGTATAATTGTAGCCATCCGAGTAGCACAACTGGTCCCGAAGGTATGACTAGAATCCAAGCTACTTGTCTTAACTGAGATAATTTAGAGAATAATTGAGGATACACTGCTAGAATAGCTAGAAATGGTAATAAATTGGCTAAACCCAAGCCAGCTTCCTGTGGATTGGCAGCAAAACAAGCGCTCACTATTAAACCCAGACTAACTAGAGCGATCGCCCAGTTGTAACGATGACTCAAGATACTGCGGTAATTTCCCCTGAGAGTCAGTAGGAGCACTATTACTAACCCTACTTCTCCCAAAGAGGGAATCAAGGGTAAAAGAAGGAGAGATAGCAAAACAAGGCGCCAAGTATTTAAGCTAGTTCCCAGCATTCACCACGAGTGAGACGGATTTGAGCTAAGGTAAAAATTACCGGTAGGATACGGGAATAATTGACAGCGATCGCCTTCCAACCCAGTTCTGTGAGCAAACTAGCCCAAAGAATAGGACCAATCAAGGTCAAAGCCGATCTAACTGCAGCATAACGAGCCGTAGTGACTATTATGCCCCTTTTAGCCGATTCTATAGCTGTTTTTACGGGGATCTGTACCGCAATTTGTTTGAGAATCCATGGTTTAAGTACGGAGTTAACCGCCCAGACGCTGCTACCTTTTAGGATTATTTTAAAAAACTCGTCATAATTTTTATCCGGCGCCAATCCAGATGTTTCTAAATCTTCGTTAAATTTTTTACTCAAAGCCTTTTTTTCTGATACTGGTAAACGATACCAAGCTTTACTCAGTAAGTGCAAAAATATTTCCGCTTCTATATCAATCGTGGACATACTTTGGCTATAAGCTATCTTGAGATAGTGACAGACTTGAATCAAGGTTTGACGATAACTTACTTGGTGTGTACGACCTTTAAGTACGGTTAAAGCGTCAGCGGCTAAATAGCGAAAACGTTTCTCTAGTAAGTCTAACCAATGTTCCCAGTCTTGACTTTGGACTTCCAGAGGTAAGGGATTTTTCCAATAGTCTAGAGGATTAATCCCACGAGCGAACAAAATCCGAGTTAGTTGTTGTAACTCTTCTTCTGTAGCTAACTCTAGTCCCTTTCTCAATTCATCCAAGAGTATTTCCTCCCCCAGTGAATTTATTTATGCTGTTATTATACCCGAGTCAGGTAGAAAGATAACCAGAGCGAGGTACCTTTTGAATCTGTTCTTTAATTTCACTTAAATCTATGTAGTAATCAGCGTAATTAATTAGAATATCACTAGTCATACTCCGCAGACTAACTACCTCTACTCTCACACCCTGATAACTGACAGCGTTAACAGCATAAGCTAGATCACCGTCTCCACTGACTAAAACTGCAGTATCGTAATAATTTACCAAGGTCATCATGTCTATAGCGATTTCCACATTGAGATCAACTTTTTTAGAACCATCGGTTAATTGAGT encodes the following:
- a CDS encoding O-antigen ligase, which encodes MLGTSLNTWRLVLLSLLLLPLIPSLGEVGLVIVLLLTLRGNYRSILSHRYNWAIALVSLGLIVSACFAANPQEAGLGLANLLPFLAILAVYPQLFSKLSQLRQVAWILVIPSGPVVLLGWLQLYLKLSIPYLLGWELIPEGNPTGRMASVFIYANILAIYLLIVFCLNLGLWLESYRSKSKELIWLSFNLILVLSGLILTSSRNAWAIACLIALIVAFYLGWRWLVWLAMGLVGIVLWASFGPAPGRQFWRRYVPSYIWARLSDEMYSDRPVETLRQTQWQFSWDLVLERPWLGWGLRNFTILYKEQMGVWLGHPHNLYLMLMAETGIPITLALAALVAWVLVQSILVLPYLSEGKIIFLSYLMAFTACILFNSLDVSLFDLRVNTITWILLAAIAGIVYHRQITV
- a CDS encoding YaaW family protein — translated: MDELRKGLELATEEELQQLTRILFARGINPLDYWKNPLPLEVQSQDWEHWLDLLEKRFRYLAADALTVLKGRTHQVSYRQTLIQVCHYLKIAYSQSMSTIDIEAEIFLHLLSKAWYRLPVSEKKALSKKFNEDLETSGLAPDKNYDEFFKIILKGSSVWAVNSVLKPWILKQIAVQIPVKTAIESAKRGIIVTTARYAAVRSALTLIGPILWASLLTELGWKAIAVNYSRILPVIFTLAQIRLTRGECWELA